The Microcella flavibacter DNA segment GCGCTCGGCGCTACCGATCTGCTGCACGGTCACATCGCCGAGGCGCTCGGGGACGACGCCGCGGCCGTGCTCGCGCGCGGCGTCTTCGCGAACACCGCGGTCGACCGCATCGTGCCGGCGCAGGACGCGTCGGGTCTCGACGTGCGCGTCGAGCCGTTCTGCGAGTGGGCGATCGAGTCGGGGCCGTTCGCGGGCGCCGTGCCGAGCATCCCGGGCGCGCACTTCGTGCCCGAGCTCGCCCCCTACATCGAGCGCAAGCTCTTCACCGTGAACGCGGGCCACGCGGCCTGCGCCTACTTCGGCCACCTCGCCGGGGCGGCCACGATCGACGAGGGGATGCGCGTTCCGAGCGTGCGCGCCGCCGTCGAGGCCGTGCTGCTCGAGACCTCGCGGCTGCTCGTCGACCGCCACGGCTTCGCCGCCGCCGAGCAGGACGCCTACCGCGAGACCTCGCGAACCCGGCGCTCGCCGACGGCGTCGACCGGGTCGGCCGCCAGCCGATGCGCAAGCTCTCACGGGACGAGCGGTTCCTCTCGCCCGCGCGCGGCCTCGCCGACCTCGGCATCGCGCCGGTCGCGATCCTCGCGGCGGTCGGCGCCGGGCTGCGGTTCGACGTCGCCGACGATCCCGAGAGCGTCGCCCTGCAGCAGCTGCTCGCCTCCGAGGCGAGCGACGAGCAGATCGTCGCCGAGGTCATGGGCGTCGCCGCGGGGGAGCCGCTCGCGGCCGCGCTCGCGAGCGTCGTCGCCGAGGTGCGCGCGGGCTAGTCGGTCGCCAAGGGGGCCGGGGCGGACGCGGGCCCGGCCTGCGTCGGCTCGGCCGGCGTCGACATCGACGCGGATGCGGCTGCGGCGCGCGCGGCGTCGTGGCGCCGGCGCGCGCGCCGCAGCACGAGCAGCGCGATGAGCACGATCAGACCGATGGCGAGCATCCACGGCAGCAGCACGCCGACGGCGACGAGGGCGCCGCCGAGGAAGGCGAGCAGAGCATCCCACCCGGTCTCGAGGCCAGAGAGGAAGGTGTCGGGCTCGTCGACCGGCGCCGTCTGCTCGCTGCCGAGGGTGAGCCGCAGCGTCGAGAGGCTGACCTGGTCGGCGAGGGACCGCTGCTGCGACTGCAGGCTCTCGAGCTGCGCCTGCCGGTCGCTGATGGCGGTCTCGAGCGCGATGAGCTCCTCGACGTCTCCCGCCGAGCCCTGCAGGGCGAGCAGCCGCTCGACCGACGACGTCAGCGCGCCGATGCGGGCCTCGACGTCGCGCACCTCGCGGGTCACGTCGCTCGCGCTGAGGCTGAGCTCCTCCGACTCGCCGAGCTTCTGCAGCGACTCGATCACCTCGGTGAGCTGCGCCGACGGGATGCGGAGCACGAGCTCGGCCCCGCCCCGGTCGCCCTGCCGCGGTGCGTACTCGTCGCGGCCGTCGACGCGGCCGCCCGCGCGCTCCACGATCCGGGCCGCCTCGGCCGCGGCGTCCAGGGGCTCGTCGACGGTGACGTAGAGGCTGCCGGTGGTGATGACCTCGCGCCCCGAGCCGGAGCCGTCGACGAGGTCGCCCGTCCCGTCCCCGACCTCCTCGCCGAGCCCGCCGCCGGCATCCCCGTCGCCGCCGCCGCCGCTCTCGGCGGTCGGTGCCTCGATGCCGGGCTGGAACGTCTCGGCGGGCAGCGGCCCGCCGTCGATGCCGCCGAACCCGCCGCGCTCGTCGGCGGCCGAGTCGGCTGCGCTCGTGCAGCCCGCGAGCAGGAGCAGCAGCGCGAGCGGAGCGGCGAGGGCGGCAGCGCGGGCGCCGCGGGCCCCGCGGGGTGTGCGGGCGGCGCTGGTGCGCCGCGCACCGTGTGAATCGCAGGTGGAGCGCGCCGCGCCGGGGGCGACGGTGCGGCGGGGCGTCGTGCGGGCGTCGTGTGCGGTCATGGGGCGACCGTACGGAGCGCTCTCCGCGCGCCGCCACCCAACGTTTCGCGCAGAGACGTGTTCGTTATCTGATCGCTCGCCGACAGTGCACTGGGCGGATTCTGCAGACGAGCGGGCGAGGGCTTCGGCGTCGGTACGGTCTGACCAGGCCCTGTTCGCGACGCATCCGGGGAGGGCCGACAACCTGCGCGACTAGGGGTGGACGCGAAGGACGGAGGGGCCGGCTGAGCCGGCCCCTCCGTTGCGTTCCGCCTGCTGCGACGCGAGCCCGCGTTGCGAATCCTCGGGGCTGCCGGCTTTGCCGGCTGGCTCCCCGGCCCGCCTCCCGGACGCCGACGCCTCGCGTATTCCGTGCCGTCATCCTCGCGCCTTCCACTCTGCAGGACATGCTCGACGATTCGTCACCGAAGTCCTGCGCAGTGGAAGGAGCGCGAACACGAAACCGCCTCCGCCGGATCAGCGCCGGCGAGAGCGGGTCGGATCCGCACGCAGAACGCCGAGACACGTCATAGCCCCGCCCGCCATACTCGAGCCCATGGGCATCCTCGATCGCTGGCTCCGGCCGGCCCCCGAGCTGCACGTCGCCGGCGACACGGCCGATCCCGAGCGCGCCGGCGAGGGCGTGCCCGTCACGCCGCCCGACGCGCCGGGCCCCGTCGTCGTCATGATCCACGGCATCGCGAGCTCGTCGGTCACGTTCCAGAACCTCGTGCCGCTGCTCTCGCCCACGCACCGCTGCATCACGATCGACCTCCTCGGCTTCGGCCGATCGCCGGCTCCCGCCGACGCCACGTACACCCTCGAGGAGCACACCGCGGCGGTCGAGGCCGCCATCCGCGCCCTGCGCCTGCGCGAGCCCTTCGTGCTCGTCGGGCACTCGCTCGGCAGCCTCATCGCCACCCGCTACGCCGCCACCCACCGGCGCGAGCTCGAGCGCCTCGTGCTCATCAGCCCGCCCCTCTACCTGCCGCCGAGCGTCATCGGGGATCAGCGCGACCGCGCCTCGATGGGCCTCTACTTCTCGCTCTACGAGTTCATGCGCGCCAACCGGCAGTTCACGACCGCGACCGCGGCGGCGCTCGCGCGCATCGCTCCCATCAAGAACGTGCTCGAGGTGACCGAGCGCAACTGGCAGGCCTTCGTGCTCTCGCTGCAGAACGCCATCGAGACGCAGACCACCATCGCCGACCTCGCGTCCGTGCCCGTCGCCGTCGACGTCGTCTACGGAACCCTCGACCCCTTCCTCGCGCCCGGGGGCCTCAAGATCGCCGAGCAGCTGCGGCACGTCACCACCACCCGGGTGAACGGCGTCGACCACATCGTGCGGCGCAAGCTTGCGCGCGCGGTGGCGGCCATCATCGACGCGGCCCCGGCCGCTCCGGCGCCGCCGGCCTGAGCCGCGCCGCCGCGCGCCGCATCCCGCGCCGCCGCGGCTTGCCCCGCGCTCAGCCCGCGAGCAACGCCCGCACCGCGGCGAGCGCCGACTCGGGCACGTGGTGCTCGTTCCCCTCGCGCACGTCGAGCCGCGCATCCGCCCCCGCCGCCCGCAGGGCGTCGAGCGTCTCGTGCACGCGCCCGAGCGGCACCCAGGGGTCGTCGTCGGCCGCCTCCATGTAGACGGTCTGGCCCTCCAGCGAGCGCGACGACGCGACGACGGTACCGGCGGGGCCGATGAAGCCGCCGGTGAGCAGGGCGACCGGCCCGCGGATCCCCGGGCGGGTGAGCAGGTGGTGCGCGAGCAGGCAGGCGCCCTGCGAGAAGCCGACGACCGCGATGCGCGAGGGCTCGGCGCCCCGCGCGACGGCCTCGGCGAGCAGCGCGTCGATGCGGTCGAGCCCCGCGTCGAGCTGCGGCTGGTTGGCCTCGTAGGGCTCCATGAACTGCGCCGGGTACCAGGTGGCGCCGGGCGCCTCGGGCAGCATCCAGTGCAGCCCCGGGTCGTCGACGAGCGCCGCGATGCCGTGCATGAACACGGCGCCCTGTCCGCGACCGTGCACGCCGATGACGATGCGGCTGGCCTCCGCGGGGTCGGCTCCGTAGTGCAGCAGCTCGGTCATGGCGCTCCTTCCGGCGGGATGCGCGCGGGCCGCGCATCCGGCAATGTTCGCATAGCGGCTATTTGTCCGTAAAGCGGCTGAAATCGGCTCGCGCCTATTGTGCATGCATTTGCATGGATGTAGCGTCGGGCCCAGCGGCTCGAACCGCCTCGAACCGCCCGCGATCAAAGGAGATCACCATGGCCTTCATCCACGGCAGCCACCACATCACCCTCTGCGTCGGCACGGCGCAGGAGGACGTCGACTTCCACACCAAGACCCTCGGCATGCGCTTCATCAAGCGCACGGTGCTGTTCGACGGCGCCACGGCGATCTACCACCTCTACTACTCCAACGCGACGGGCGACCCCAGCTCGGTCGTCACGACCTTCCCCTTCGCGCAGGCCGGCCTCTACGGCAAGCAGGGCACCAACCAGGCTCGCGAGGTGCTGCTCTCGGTGCCCGCCGGCTCGGGGGAGTACTGGCAGAAGCGCCTCACCGAGCACGGCATCGACGCCGTCCGCGCCGACGTCGCCGGCACCCACCGCGTCGTCTTCACGCACCCCTGCGGCCTCGAGTACTCGCTCGTCGAGGTCACGGGCGACCCGCGCGAGGGCTACACGAAGAACGGCGTGCCGGCCGAGTACGCGGTGCACGGCATCTACGGCGTGGGCATCCACGTGACGACGCCCGACCGCACCGTCGAATTCGCCGACACGCTCTTCTTCAACCAGGCCGTCGGCGAGGAGGACGGCCGCATCACGCTGCGCCCGGGCGAGGCCCAGTACGGCAACACCATCGAGCTCATCCCCGACACGACGAGCGACCAGGGCACCTGGCACTTCGGCGCCGGCACCATCCACCACACCGCCTGGAACGCCGGCACGCTCGAGAACCAGACCGAGGTCAAGTTCGACATCGAGGGCGCGGGCTACACCGACATCTCGGAGCTGAAGGACCGCAAGTACTTCAAGTCGGTCTACGTGCGCACCCCCGCGGGCGCGCTCTTCGAGATCGCCGTCACCCACGCCGAGGGCGGCTGGGACTGCGACGAGTCGCCGGAGGAGCTTGGCTCGAAGTTCCAGTTGCCGCCGCAGTTCGAAGACCGTCGCGACGAGATCCTCGACAGCCTGGAGCCCATCGAGGTCTAGGTCGTCGACACGAGCACGGGCTCGGGTTCCGCGGGTGGTCGCGGGGCCCGGGCCCGTACCCCGTTCCGGCCCTTGTCAACCCCCTGATGCCGCTGCCCGGCCCTGCGTAGCGTTCGATCTCGTCAGCGATTCCCGATGAGAGGAGCACTCATGAGTGCCAGCACGATGAACGCGCAGATCGAGGTCGACGCTCCCGTGAGCGTCGTCTACAACCAGTGGACCCAGTTCGAGGACTTCCCCCACTTCATGGGCGCCGTCGAGAGCGTCACCCAGCTCGACGACACCCGTACCCGCTGGGTCACCAAGATCGGCGGGGTCGAGCGCGAGTTCGACGCCGTGATCACCGACCAGGTGCCCGACGAGCACATCGCCTGGGCGACCGAGGACGGCACCACGCACGTCGGCGAGGTCTCCTTCACGCCGGCAGGCGACGGCACCGCGATCACGCTGCGGATGGCCTGGCAGCCCGAGTCGTTCACCGAGAAGGCCGGCGCGGCATTGGGGCTCGACGAGCGCCAGGCCGAGTCCGACCTGAAGAAGTTCAAGGAGTTCATCGAGGAGCGCGGCGCGGCCACCGGCGGCTGGCGCGGCGAGGTGCACGGCGGCACGCCGGACAGCTCTACCCCCGCTCTCTAGAGCCCCCCTCCACGGGCCGCCCTCGCCACCCGGCGTCGGCGGCCCGTGGTGCGTCTGCGTAGGCTGAAGGCATGAAGACCTCCACCCTCGGCCGTACCGGCGCGACCGTCTCCTCCATCTCCCTCGGCACCTGGCAGCTCGGGGCCGACTGGGGCGATGTGAGCGAAGAGGATGCCCGCGCCGTGCTCGACGCCGCCGTCGAGTCGGGCGTCACCATGTTCGACACCGCCGACGTCTACGGCGACGGCCGCAGCGAGCAGCTGATCGGCCGCTACCTCGCCGACCGCAGCGATCTCGACGTGCTCGTGGCCACCAAGATGGGCCGCCGCATGCCGCAGGAGGTCGAGAACTACTCCGCCGAGAACCTGCGCGCCTGGAACGACCGCAGCCGCGAGAACCTCGGCGTCGACACGCTCGACCTCACGCAGCTGCACTGCCCTCCCACCGCGCTGTACTCGGTCGACCGCGTCTTCGACGACCTCGACGCCATGGTCGCCGAGGGCCGCATGCGCGCCTACGGCGTGAGCGTCGAGACGGTCGAGGAGGCGCTCGCCGCCATCGCCCGCCCGAACGTCGCGACCGTGCAGATCATCATCAACGCCTTCCGCCTCAAGCCGCTCGACGCCGTGCTGCCCGCGGCGATCGGCGCGGGCGTCGGCATCATCGCCCGCGTGCCGCTCGCCTCGGGCCTGCTGAGCGGGCGGTACACGAGCGAGACGACTTTCGCCGAGAACGACCACCGCACCTACAACCGGCAGGGCGACGCCTTCGACGTCGGCGAGACCTTCTCGGGCGTCGACTACGAGAAGGGCGTCGCCGCCGCGCAGGAGTTCTCGGCACTCGCCGCCGAGTACGACCTCGCCCCGGCGACCGCCGCGCTCGCCTGGCTCACCCAGCTGCCCGGCGTCAGCACGGTCATCCCCGGCGCCCGCTCGCCCGAGCAGGCCATCATGAACGCGGCGGCCGGCAGCGTCGAGCCGCTCGGCGCCGAGTTCCACGCCCGTGTCGTCGACCTGTACGACCGCAGCTTCCGCGCTGCCATCCACGACCGCTGGTGAGCGCGGGGTCGGCCGCGGCCGAGCCCCGCGGCCTCGGCCGCACCTTCGGCAACGTCTTCACCGCGAACCTCGTCTCGAGCCTCGGTGACGGCATCGCGCGCACAGCGAGCCCGCTGCTCGCGGCCCGGCTCACCGACGACCCGGTGCTCATCGCGGGGCTCGGCGCGCTGGCGATGCTGCCCTGGCTGTTCTTCGCGCTGCCGTCGGGCATCCTCGTCGACCGCATGGACCGCCGCCGCGCCCTCGCCCTCGCGGCCGGCGTGCGCACAGTGCTCGCGGTCGGCCTCATCGCGCTCGTCGCGACCGACACCCTCACGATCGCCTGGCTGTACCTGCTGATCTTCGTCTACGGCGCGTGCGAGACCCTCTACGACGGTGCCATCCGCGCGGTGGTGCCGAGCATCGTGCCGAAGGCGAAGCTCGCCCGCGCGAACAGCCGCATCGAGGGCGCCGAGCTCGTCGTGCAGAACTTCGCCTCGGCGCCGCTGACCTCGCTGCTGTTCGCCTTCGCCGTGCTGGTGCCGCTCGGGATGCTCGCCGTCGCCTTCGGCCTCGCCGTGGTGCTCGCGGTGCTGCTGCCGCAGGCCGCCTCGGGGCGCCAGTTCCGCACCGCCCGCCAGGGCGCGCCGGCCGAGCCCGTGGTGCCGTTCCGCCAGCAGTTCCTCGACGGCTGGCGCTTCATCGTCGGCAACCGCATGCTGCGCACCCTCTGGATCTTCACGATCGCGACCGGACTGCTCTACGCGGCCGCCTCGGCGACCCTCGTGCTCTACGTGCTCGACGAGCTCGCGGTGCCCGAGGCGGGGTTCGGCGCGTTCCTGCTCGCGGGAGCCGCCGGCGGCGTGCTCGGCTCCGTCGCCGCCGCACGGCTGAGCGCCCGTTTCGGCCTCGGCCCGACGATGGCGGCGGTCAACCTGCTCGCCGGCGTCAGCACGATCCTCATCGGCGTCTGGCCCGAGGTGGGGCCGGCCTTCGCGCTGTTCGCGATCGAGTCGGGCGCGATCACCGTGTGGAACATCCTGATGATGAGCCTGCGCCAGGCGGTCATCCCCGGCTGGCTGCTCGGCCGAGTGCACGGCACCTGGCGCACGCTTCTCTGGGGCACCATGCCGCTCGGCTCGCTCCTGGGCGGCGGTCTCGCCCTGCTGGGCCTCGGCGTGCCGTGGATCATCGGCGGCGCGGGCATCACGCTGCTCGGCCTGATCTTCTACCGCTTCCTCATGTCGCTGCCCGACCCCGAGACGATCGACAACGGCGACGAGCCGCCCGCCGCGACGGGGGCGATCCCGCACCAGAACCCGCCCTCCGAGCCCCCGGGGCGGCCGGCGGTCGAGTAGGCGCGCGATCGTCGACGACGGGATGCGCGAGCATGGAGTCATGACCTTCACCCTCGCGCGCCATCCCGCCGTCGTCGTCCCGCGCCGGGTGGCGCTCGCCGAGCGCACCGTGCTCGCCCCGGGCTTCGTGCGCCTGCGCCTGGTCGAGTCGTCGCCGGGGGAGCTCGCGGGCTTCGACGCGCCCGGATCCGGCGATCACTTCCGCATGGTCGTCGCCCTCGATGCGCAGGGCCAGCCGGCCGGTGCGTCGAGCACGTACACGGCCGTGGCCTGGCAGGTCGAGGCCGAGCCGCGCTGGGTCGACCTCGACGTCGTGCTGCACGACGACCAGGATGACGCGGTGGGGGAGCCCGCGGCCGAGCCCCGCGCCGGCGTGGCCCGCTGGGCCGCCTCGGCCCCGATCGGCGCCCCCGCCGTCATCGCCGGGCCGAAGGGCTCCGTGCTCATGACCGGCCGGCCCGAGCGGGCTCTGCTGGCCGGCGACGACACCGCCGTGCCCGCCCTGCGCCGCTACCTCGGGATGCTCGGCGCGGGCACCCGCGGCGACCTGCTGCTCGAGACGCGCCACGACCCGCGGGCGCTGGGGCTCGAGGTTCCGGCGGGCGTCGAGCTCAGCATCCTGCCCCCGGTGCCGCACGATCCGGGCGCCGCGATCACGGCCGCCCTGACGGATCGGCCGCGCCCCCTGCCCGCCCCCGACGCCGACGCGGGCGCCGACGGCCACGACGTCTTCGTCTTCGTCTGCGCCGAGCAGTCGGTCGTCGCGCCGGCCCGGGCGATGCTCGCGCGCTGGGGCATCCCGGTCGAGCAGGCCGTGGTCAAGGGCTACTGGAAGCGGTAGCGTGCGCCTTGCTCGGCGGTCGATCGCCGGGAACGAGGAGTCGGCATGACCGAGAGCGACGCGCCCTACCCGCCGAAGCCCGTGCTGGTGGCCTCCGAGAAGCCCGTCGCGCCGAGCGTGCGGCCGGCGGTGTGGCTCGCGGCCGTCGCCCTCGTCGCGATCGTCACCGGCGGCTACGTCGCGTCCGCCGCGGCAGGGATCGGGGCGATCGTCTTCGCGCTCGCGGCCCGTCGTGAGCTGCGGAGCAACAGCAGTCTCGCAGGAACGCTGCGCTCGCTCCTGGCGATGATCGTCGGCATCATCGCCGTGGGGCTCGGGCTCGTCTCCGTCGCGATCCCGTGGGCCTTCGTGGGATTCGCCTTCCTGAACGTGTAAGCGCGGGCGCGGCGCGTCAGCGCTCCGGCCCGCCGACCCTCGGCCGATCAGCCGTGGTCGTCGGGGTGCAGTCCGGTGCGCTCGCCGGTCTCGAGCGACGCGATCGCCACCATGTCGTCGGCGTCGAGCATCCAGTCGACGACGTCGGCGTTGGCGCGCACGCGCTCGAGCGAGGTGCTCTTGGGGATGATCACGAGCCCCTGCTGCACGTGCCAGCGCAGCGCCACCTGGGCCGCGGTGCGCCCGTGCTTCTCGCCGATCGCGTCGAGCACCTCGCGGTCGCGCGAGCCGGCCTCGAGCACGCGGCCGCGGGCGAGGGGGCTCCAGCTCTCGGTGAGGGTGCCGTGGGCGGCGTCGGCGGCGCGGATCGCGTGCTGCGGCAGGTGCGGGTGCAGCTCGACCTGGTTGACGGCCGGGGCGACGCCCGTCTCGTCGACGATGCGGGCGAGGTGGTGGGGCTCGAAGTTGCTGACGCCGATCGAGCGCACGACACCCTCCTCGCGCAGGGCGATCAGGGCGCGCCAGGCCTCGACGTAGCGATCCTGCGTCGGCGCCGGCCAGTGGATGAGGAACAGGTCGAGGTAGTCGAGCCCCGTCTTCGCCAGGCTCTCGTGGAACGCCCGCCGCGTCTCGTCGAGCCCGTGCCGGTCGTTCCACACCTTGCTCGTCACGAACAGCTGCTCGCGGTCGACGCCGCTCGCCCGCACGCCCTCGCCGACGCCCTCCTCGTTGAGGTACAGCGCGGCGGTGTCGATGTGCCGGTAGCCGGCCCCGATCGCGCCGTGCACGAGCGCCGCCGTCTCGTCGGCGGGCACCTTGTACACGCCGAGACCGATCTGCGGGATGCTGCGGCCGTCGTTCATGGTCAGCAGGGGTGAGAAGGCACTGGTCACCCCGCCAGTATCCCGGCATCCCCCGTCAATCGCGTGGGAGACCGCCCGGCCTCGGAGCGCTGCGCGCCGAGCTGCGCTTGGCTCGACCCATGACCCATCTCATGATCATCGTCGGCAGCACCCGTCCCGGCCGCGTCGGCCTCCCCGTCGCCGAG contains these protein-coding regions:
- a CDS encoding aldo/keto reductase; this encodes MKTSTLGRTGATVSSISLGTWQLGADWGDVSEEDARAVLDAAVESGVTMFDTADVYGDGRSEQLIGRYLADRSDLDVLVATKMGRRMPQEVENYSAENLRAWNDRSRENLGVDTLDLTQLHCPPTALYSVDRVFDDLDAMVAEGRMRAYGVSVETVEEALAAIARPNVATVQIIINAFRLKPLDAVLPAAIGAGVGIIARVPLASGLLSGRYTSETTFAENDHRTYNRQGDAFDVGETFSGVDYEKGVAAAQEFSALAAEYDLAPATAALAWLTQLPGVSTVIPGARSPEQAIMNAAAGSVEPLGAEFHARVVDLYDRSFRAAIHDRW
- a CDS encoding alpha/beta hydrolase — encoded protein: MTELLHYGADPAEASRIVIGVHGRGQGAVFMHGIAALVDDPGLHWMLPEAPGATWYPAQFMEPYEANQPQLDAGLDRIDALLAEAVARGAEPSRIAVVGFSQGACLLAHHLLTRPGIRGPVALLTGGFIGPAGTVVASSRSLEGQTVYMEAADDDPWVPLGRVHETLDALRAAGADARLDVREGNEHHVPESALAAVRALLAG
- a CDS encoding SRPBCC family protein gives rise to the protein MSASTMNAQIEVDAPVSVVYNQWTQFEDFPHFMGAVESVTQLDDTRTRWVTKIGGVEREFDAVITDQVPDEHIAWATEDGTTHVGEVSFTPAGDGTAITLRMAWQPESFTEKAGAALGLDERQAESDLKKFKEFIEERGAATGGWRGEVHGGTPDSSTPAL
- a CDS encoding MFS transporter, with the protein product MSAGSAAAEPRGLGRTFGNVFTANLVSSLGDGIARTASPLLAARLTDDPVLIAGLGALAMLPWLFFALPSGILVDRMDRRRALALAAGVRTVLAVGLIALVATDTLTIAWLYLLIFVYGACETLYDGAIRAVVPSIVPKAKLARANSRIEGAELVVQNFASAPLTSLLFAFAVLVPLGMLAVAFGLAVVLAVLLPQAASGRQFRTARQGAPAEPVVPFRQQFLDGWRFIVGNRMLRTLWIFTIATGLLYAAASATLVLYVLDELAVPEAGFGAFLLAGAAGGVLGSVAAARLSARFGLGPTMAAVNLLAGVSTILIGVWPEVGPAFALFAIESGAITVWNILMMSLRQAVIPGWLLGRVHGTWRTLLWGTMPLGSLLGGGLALLGLGVPWIIGGAGITLLGLIFYRFLMSLPDPETIDNGDEPPAATGAIPHQNPPSEPPGRPAVE
- a CDS encoding VOC family protein; protein product: MAFIHGSHHITLCVGTAQEDVDFHTKTLGMRFIKRTVLFDGATAIYHLYYSNATGDPSSVVTTFPFAQAGLYGKQGTNQAREVLLSVPAGSGEYWQKRLTEHGIDAVRADVAGTHRVVFTHPCGLEYSLVEVTGDPREGYTKNGVPAEYAVHGIYGVGIHVTTPDRTVEFADTLFFNQAVGEEDGRITLRPGEAQYGNTIELIPDTTSDQGTWHFGAGTIHHTAWNAGTLENQTEVKFDIEGAGYTDISELKDRKYFKSVYVRTPAGALFEIAVTHAEGGWDCDESPEELGSKFQLPPQFEDRRDEILDSLEPIEV
- a CDS encoding DUF4349 domain-containing protein, which codes for MTAHDARTTPRRTVAPGAARSTCDSHGARRTSAARTPRGARGARAAALAAPLALLLLLAGCTSAADSAADERGGFGGIDGGPLPAETFQPGIEAPTAESGGGGDGDAGGGLGEEVGDGTGDLVDGSGSGREVITTGSLYVTVDEPLDAAAEAARIVERAGGRVDGRDEYAPRQGDRGGAELVLRIPSAQLTEVIESLQKLGESEELSLSASDVTREVRDVEARIGALTSSVERLLALQGSAGDVEELIALETAISDRQAQLESLQSQQRSLADQVSLSTLRLTLGSEQTAPVDEPDTFLSGLETGWDALLAFLGGALVAVGVLLPWMLAIGLIVLIALLVLRRARRRHDAARAAAASASMSTPAEPTQAGPASAPAPLATD
- a CDS encoding aldo/keto reductase, whose protein sequence is MTSAFSPLLTMNDGRSIPQIGLGVYKVPADETAALVHGAIGAGYRHIDTAALYLNEEGVGEGVRASGVDREQLFVTSKVWNDRHGLDETRRAFHESLAKTGLDYLDLFLIHWPAPTQDRYVEAWRALIALREEGVVRSIGVSNFEPHHLARIVDETGVAPAVNQVELHPHLPQHAIRAADAAHGTLTESWSPLARGRVLEAGSRDREVLDAIGEKHGRTAAQVALRWHVQQGLVIIPKSTSLERVRANADVVDWMLDADDMVAIASLETGERTGLHPDDHG
- a CDS encoding EscU/YscU/HrcU family type III secretion system export apparatus switch protein, which translates into the protein MTESDAPYPPKPVLVASEKPVAPSVRPAVWLAAVALVAIVTGGYVASAAAGIGAIVFALAARRELRSNSSLAGTLRSLLAMIVGIIAVGLGLVSVAIPWAFVGFAFLNV
- a CDS encoding siderophore-interacting protein — encoded protein: MTFTLARHPAVVVPRRVALAERTVLAPGFVRLRLVESSPGELAGFDAPGSGDHFRMVVALDAQGQPAGASSTYTAVAWQVEAEPRWVDLDVVLHDDQDDAVGEPAAEPRAGVARWAASAPIGAPAVIAGPKGSVLMTGRPERALLAGDDTAVPALRRYLGMLGAGTRGDLLLETRHDPRALGLEVPAGVELSILPPVPHDPGAAITAALTDRPRPLPAPDADAGADGHDVFVFVCAEQSVVAPARAMLARWGIPVEQAVVKGYWKR
- a CDS encoding alpha/beta fold hydrolase encodes the protein MGILDRWLRPAPELHVAGDTADPERAGEGVPVTPPDAPGPVVVMIHGIASSSVTFQNLVPLLSPTHRCITIDLLGFGRSPAPADATYTLEEHTAAVEAAIRALRLREPFVLVGHSLGSLIATRYAATHRRELERLVLISPPLYLPPSVIGDQRDRASMGLYFSLYEFMRANRQFTTATAAALARIAPIKNVLEVTERNWQAFVLSLQNAIETQTTIADLASVPVAVDVVYGTLDPFLAPGGLKIAEQLRHVTTTRVNGVDHIVRRKLARAVAAIIDAAPAAPAPPA